CCAGGGGTTCGTGTACGTGGACCGCTCGGTAGCGTACCCTCGTCAAGTGTCAGCCGCGCGTTCTCCACGGCGCCGCCGGTCGCCTCACCGAACGTGAGACAGACGCTCCAGTGAGCATCCGATTCCTCGCCGAGGAAACAGCCGAAGCCGCCGTCGAGATGTCCATCGTTTGCGACGGTGGAGTCGATCCAGCCGTCGGCCTCCTCGGAGATGTCGGCCCGGGCGCTCCGGTCAGAGCCATCGGAACGACCTTCGGTACCGATTGTAGATGGCACAAACGATAGTACACTCGAGGTGATGCACGTCGAAACGGAATACTGAAGAAACCAACGAAACGCGTGCTACTCGAGCACCGCCACCCCGACGACCGCCCGATCCCGGCTCAGAACTCCTCGGCAGGCGGCGCGATCCCCTCGTCCTCGCCGCCCGCGAGGTCGAACTCCTCGCTGACCTCGCGGATGCGATCGCGGATGTCCGCCGCGAGTTCGAACTCGAGATTGCTCGCCGCTTCCTGCATCCGCTCCTCGAGTTCATCGACGTACCGCGCAGCTTCGTCCTCGTCAGCGAGCGAGCGGCCGGAGACCTCGCTGGTGTCGGTCTTGGACCCGGGAAGGTTGGTCTCGCCGACCTCCTTCTCGATCGTCGTGGGTTCGAGGCCACGCTCCTCGTTGTACGCCTGCTGGATCTCGCGGCGCCGCTGGGTCTCCTCGATCGCCGACTCCATCGCGTTCGAGGGCTCGTCGGCGTAGAGGATCACCTCGCCGTTGACGTTCCGCGCGGCCCGGCCCATCGTCTGGACGAGCGTGGTTTCGCTCCGCAAGAAGCCCTCCTGGTCGGCGTCGAGAATCGCGACGAGCGACACCTCCGGGATGTCCAGGCCCTCCCGCAGGAGATTGATGCCCACGAGGACGTCGATCTCGCCCAGGCGGAGCGAGCGGATGATCTCGTGGCGCTCCAGGGTGTCGGTCTCGTCGTGCATGTACTCGACGTCGACGCCCGACTCCTCCAGGTACTCGGTGAGGTCCTCGGCCATCCGCTTCGTCAGCGTCGTCACGAGGGTTCGCTCGTCGCGATCGATCCGCTCGTCGATGCGGTCCATGAGGTCGTCGACCTGCCCCGTAGCGGGCGAGACCTCGACCTTCGGGTCGACGAGGTGGGTGGGCCGGACGATCTGTTCGACGACCTGGTCGCTGTGGTCGTACTCGTAGTCGCCCGGCGTGGCGCTGACGTAGAGAGTCTGGTCGGTCTTCGCCTCGAACTCCTCGAAGGTGAGCGGCCGGTTGTCGTAGGCGGTCGGGAGCCGGAACCCGTTCTCGACCAGCGAGTCCTTGCGGGACTTGTCGCCGGCGTACTGCCCGCGTACCTGGGGCAGGGTCACGTGAGACTCGTCGACTACGGTGAGGAAGTCGTCCGGGAAGTAATCGAGCAGGGTGTAGGGAGCCTCGCCCGATTCGCGATCGGAGAGGTACAGCGAATAGTTCTCGATCCCCGAACAGTAGCCCGTCTCCTGCATCATCTCGAGGTCGAAGGTGGTCCGCTCCTCGATGCGCTGGGCGGCGATCATGTCGCCCTTGCGCTCGAAGTACGAGATGCGAGAGTCCAGATCGTCGCGGATCTCGTCCATCGCCTGTTGGAGTTTCGTCTCCGGGATCGAGTAGTGCTCTGCGGGGTGAATGAGCACGGCCTGTTGCTCGCCCTGCGTTTTCCCCTCGAGCGGATCGACCTTGACCATCCGGTCGATCTCGTCGCCCCAGAGTTCGACGCGGACCGCGTAGCGGCCGTACATCGGATAGATCTCGATCGTGTCGCCACGGACCCGGAAGGTGCCCTGCGTAAAGTCGACGTCGTTGCGCTCGTAGTTCAGGTCCACGAGTTGCGCGAGCAGGTCGTCGCGGCCGATCTCCTCTCCGACCTCGAGACGAAGCGACATGTCGACGTAGTTGCGCGGGTCACCGAGCCCGTAGATCGCCGAGACGCTCGCGACGACGATGACGTCCTCGCGGGTGAGCAACGAGCGCGT
The nucleotide sequence above comes from Halosolutus halophilus. Encoded proteins:
- the uvrB gene encoding excinuclease ABC subunit UvrB, giving the protein MSDTRGPLQPDRPDVDRPFEVDAPFDPAGDQPEAIEGLADGFRSGMDKQTLLGVTGSGKTNTVSWLIEEIQKPTLVIAHNKTLAAQLYEEFRTLFPENAVEYFVSYYDYYQPEAYVEQTDTYIDKDASINDEIDRLRHSATRSLLTREDVIVVASVSAIYGLGDPRNYVDMSLRLEVGEEIGRDDLLAQLVDLNYERNDVDFTQGTFRVRGDTIEIYPMYGRYAVRVELWGDEIDRMVKVDPLEGKTQGEQQAVLIHPAEHYSIPETKLQQAMDEIRDDLDSRISYFERKGDMIAAQRIEERTTFDLEMMQETGYCSGIENYSLYLSDRESGEAPYTLLDYFPDDFLTVVDESHVTLPQVRGQYAGDKSRKDSLVENGFRLPTAYDNRPLTFEEFEAKTDQTLYVSATPGDYEYDHSDQVVEQIVRPTHLVDPKVEVSPATGQVDDLMDRIDERIDRDERTLVTTLTKRMAEDLTEYLEESGVDVEYMHDETDTLERHEIIRSLRLGEIDVLVGINLLREGLDIPEVSLVAILDADQEGFLRSETTLVQTMGRAARNVNGEVILYADEPSNAMESAIEETQRRREIQQAYNEERGLEPTTIEKEVGETNLPGSKTDTSEVSGRSLADEDEAARYVDELEERMQEAASNLEFELAADIRDRIREVSEEFDLAGGEDEGIAPPAEEF